From the genome of Negativicutes bacterium:
GGCATACTACGAATTAGAATCCGAAGGATTAGTGATTTCACGGCAGGGCAGCGGCACTTATGTGGCAGATTTGGAGCGCCGTCTTCAGCAAATCGACCGACGGCAGGCTTTGATGATGTCGATCGATAATGTCATCAAAGAAGCAGCGGAAAATGGCTATACCCTGGAGGAATTCACCAGCTTATTTTCCGGTTGTATCCGTGAGTGCCAGGGCCATTTTAAAAAAGTCCATCTTATTTTCATCGAATGCAATCAGGAACAGGCAGATTATTTTGCCAAAGAGATCGAATTGGGTTCCGGTGTTACCGTTGAACCGGTCTTGCTGGAAGATTTACAAAGCAAACGGGATTCTTTGCAAAAAGCAGATCTGATCGTCACGACTTTCTATCATTTAGAAGAAGTGATCGCATTTATGCCGGAACGCCGGGATACCATTTTGGGAATTGCCCAAGATCCTCAGGTGGATACGATTGTCAAGATCGCTACCCTATCCAAGACGGAGAAAATCGGTTTGGTTTCTTCTTCGGATATATTTGCCACAGATGTCATTCGCTCCATTCAGAATTCCGGTATTCCGGGTTTGAAATTTGTCAGAACAACTTCCAGAAATCCGGATATTGTCCGACAATTGATTGATTCGGTCGAAGTTGTCATCGTGTCACCCGGACGCAAAGAAGAAGTGCAGAAACTGGTGGGACGCCGCCCCATTGAGGTGATTGAATTTATTTATCGCCCGGATATGGGATCAATCAACCTGCTCAAGAATGCTGTGCTGCGTTTGCGTGACAGGAAAGACTAAAGGAGGTATTTTGTGTTATGGACAACAATCCAAAGAATCGGGTTGTGACGATCAATGAAAAATGGTGCAAGGCCTGCGGAATCTGTATGGCTTTTTGCCCCAAAAAAGCGCTGACACCCCAAAAGAACGGAAAACCGACGTGGAATCGTGATTTATGTATCCGCTGTGGTCAGTGTGAAATGCGATGCCCCGATTTCGCCATTTATTTGGAAGACGGGAAGGAGGAGAAAAAATGACGAAAGCAAAACTGATCCAGGGTAATGAGGCCTGTGTGGCCGGCGCCTTAGCGGCCGGCTGCAGTTTCTTTGCCGGCTATCCGATCACCCCATCGACGGAAATTGCCGAATTATTAGCGGAAAATTTACCGAAAACCGGCGGCAGGTTTATCCAGATGGAAGA
Proteins encoded in this window:
- a CDS encoding winged helix-turn-helix domain-containing protein, whose protein sequence is MDLSNIYLDKKNGVPLYLQLSEQLKSMILSGTLSTGERLATERTMSEKLQVSRNTISLAYYELESEGLVISRQGSGTYVADLERRLQQIDRRQALMMSIDNVIKEAAENGYTLEEFTSLFSGCIRECQGHFKKVHLIFIECNQEQADYFAKEIELGSGVTVEPVLLEDLQSKRDSLQKADLIVTTFYHLEEVIAFMPERRDTILGIAQDPQVDTIVKIATLSKTEKIGLVSSSDIFATDVIRSIQNSGIPGLKFVRTTSRNPDIVRQLIDSVEVVIVSPGRKEEVQKLVGRRPIEVIEFIYRPDMGSINLLKNAVLRLRDRKD
- a CDS encoding 4Fe-4S binding protein, yielding MDNNPKNRVVTINEKWCKACGICMAFCPKKALTPQKNGKPTWNRDLCIRCGQCEMRCPDFAIYLEDGKEEKK